The Brevibacillus brevis genome contains a region encoding:
- a CDS encoding sigma-54 interaction domain-containing protein: MKPLFSLDSTLASFAIPIPPDIVKIRTGETVGEWVDKERKGRVFIVSPTTTLEQSISHILAGPSVSDLPTLVIADESGTATGMVEPYQLMTAFVVLTQNQSALLSTLMDTMSEAVTIVDSRNVVQHWNRAAETIYEIDRAQVVGTSLDEHFASESIRLLDALRQGTSVQRVYHIPRPDSHVLINAAPIRREGEIIGAISIEQDITELVRLNEELAHTTAHLHNLQQEMSRFQAADDPFYAIKGHSASIQSAIGSAKKVAQTDATVLIYGESGVGKELFAQAIHQASRRHEKPFIAINCGAIPAALFESELFGYQGGAFTGAEKKGKPGKLELAHGGTLFLDEIGELPLELQVKLLRALQERQFYRVGGTEPITVNTRIVAATNRQLEQMVADGRFREDLYYRLNVFSLEIPPLRERREDLPELVQIFIHEYSVAHDHSVPRISPEVMQALFEYSWPGNIRQLRNVIERLSILQENGVILPEHLPSVIRSHTEPTHVSVLTQIGGTYAQPTPTPPSIIRPSIAYTSPPANEKERILAALERTYGNKKAAAELLGVSRGTLYNKMKKFNINEESFKWD; the protein is encoded by the coding sequence TTGAAACCGTTATTTTCGCTGGATAGTACACTCGCTTCCTTTGCGATTCCGATACCACCTGATATTGTCAAAATACGCACAGGTGAAACCGTAGGTGAATGGGTTGATAAGGAACGAAAGGGCAGAGTCTTCATCGTTTCTCCTACAACCACGCTCGAACAATCCATCAGCCATATTCTCGCTGGACCAAGCGTTTCCGATCTGCCGACACTTGTCATTGCGGATGAATCCGGGACTGCGACGGGAATGGTCGAGCCATACCAGCTCATGACTGCCTTTGTCGTGTTGACCCAAAACCAGTCCGCACTGCTCAGTACTTTGATGGATACGATGAGTGAGGCTGTCACCATCGTGGACTCACGCAATGTCGTCCAACACTGGAATCGGGCAGCAGAAACGATTTATGAAATCGATCGCGCCCAAGTCGTCGGAACTTCCCTCGATGAGCACTTCGCTAGTGAATCGATCCGCCTGCTCGATGCGCTGCGCCAAGGAACATCTGTTCAACGTGTCTATCACATTCCTCGTCCAGACAGTCATGTACTCATTAATGCAGCACCGATTCGCCGCGAGGGTGAGATTATCGGCGCGATTTCCATAGAACAGGATATTACGGAGCTGGTTCGTCTCAATGAAGAATTAGCACATACGACGGCCCATCTCCACAATTTGCAGCAAGAGATGAGTCGGTTTCAGGCAGCGGACGATCCGTTTTACGCGATCAAGGGGCATTCCGCCTCCATACAATCCGCTATTGGTTCCGCAAAAAAAGTCGCGCAGACGGATGCGACTGTGCTGATTTATGGTGAAAGCGGCGTCGGGAAAGAGCTGTTTGCCCAAGCGATTCATCAGGCAAGTCGCCGACATGAGAAGCCTTTTATTGCGATCAACTGTGGTGCCATTCCTGCTGCTCTGTTCGAAAGTGAGCTGTTTGGCTATCAAGGCGGTGCTTTTACCGGGGCCGAAAAAAAAGGCAAGCCTGGCAAGCTGGAGCTGGCGCATGGTGGGACACTTTTTCTCGATGAAATTGGGGAGCTACCGCTAGAATTACAGGTCAAGCTGCTTCGCGCCTTGCAGGAACGGCAGTTTTACCGTGTAGGAGGAACAGAGCCGATTACCGTTAACACACGGATCGTAGCGGCGACAAACAGACAGCTGGAGCAAATGGTTGCAGACGGTCGTTTTCGCGAGGACTTGTATTATCGGCTGAACGTCTTTTCTCTGGAAATCCCGCCACTGCGCGAACGACGTGAGGATTTGCCAGAGCTCGTGCAAATTTTCATTCATGAGTATTCGGTTGCCCATGACCACTCTGTACCACGCATCTCTCCAGAGGTCATGCAAGCGTTGTTCGAGTACAGTTGGCCAGGGAACATCCGACAGCTTCGCAACGTCATTGAACGTCTGTCGATCCTGCAAGAAAACGGCGTTATTTTGCCTGAGCATCTGCCGTCTGTCATTCGCAGTCACACAGAACCCACACACGTCTCTGTGCTCACGCAGATCGGGGGAACGTATGCGCAGCCAACTCCGACACCGCCGTCAATCATACGTCCGTCGATTGCGTACACTTCTCCACCTGCGAACGAAAAAGAGCGCATTCTGGCAGCGTTGGAGCGCACATACGGCAACAAAAAAGCAGCAGCCGAGCTACTCGGCGTATCCCGCGGCACCCTTTACAATAAGATGAAGAAGTTCAATATAAACGAGGAGTCTTTCAAATGGGATTGA
- a CDS encoding winged helix-turn-helix domain-containing protein, translated as MGLITWSDDAYQIHYAGETIVLLPKEYALFHFLYTWKNRAFSRSDLLDRVWPMEEPTDRTIDDHIYRLRKKLQKWSHLLTIDTVRGVGYRLTLKEQQSPSPTVLNSDFSENIQKMLTTYHGMGMGAALQTLYANQQVLGFQMDSFYATYLRFVVGDFSWFIEDQATPKSDKLFYWFHLYHMTQLDSQKTIDVLEWAMRNLESMPATFQDEMKINAVGVYTHAKQWERAKKQLLPAREVVEKVNSNGYHLFLQAEEAFLYLLMGQVDEAEEVIHRSNDILRTLPMQRELGSFTIARGLCLYHRQEIAKARRVVDEGIEVVRATKFVPHLIYAVQSILLFLKHFGFDAEWERKYQKMWTELSEEYQFDYLQKKIRAIISTPI; from the coding sequence ATGGGATTGATAACATGGTCGGATGATGCGTATCAAATCCATTATGCTGGGGAAACGATAGTCCTTTTGCCAAAGGAATACGCCTTGTTTCACTTTCTGTACACATGGAAAAACCGGGCCTTTTCACGGAGTGATCTGCTGGATCGTGTCTGGCCAATGGAAGAACCGACAGACCGTACGATCGACGATCACATTTACCGCTTGCGGAAAAAATTGCAAAAGTGGTCGCATCTGCTCACGATTGATACGGTCCGAGGAGTCGGTTATCGGCTTACGCTAAAAGAGCAGCAATCGCCTAGTCCAACGGTATTGAACAGCGATTTCTCCGAGAACATCCAGAAGATGCTAACCACTTACCACGGCATGGGTATGGGGGCCGCTTTGCAGACGCTTTATGCGAATCAGCAAGTGCTTGGCTTCCAGATGGATTCTTTTTACGCTACCTATTTGCGGTTTGTTGTCGGTGACTTCAGCTGGTTTATCGAGGATCAAGCTACACCTAAGTCAGACAAACTGTTTTATTGGTTCCATTTGTACCATATGACACAATTGGACTCACAAAAAACAATAGACGTGCTTGAATGGGCCATGAGAAATCTGGAAAGCATGCCTGCTACTTTTCAGGATGAGATGAAAATCAATGCAGTTGGCGTATACACCCATGCGAAGCAATGGGAGCGAGCAAAAAAACAGTTGTTACCCGCAAGAGAGGTTGTCGAAAAAGTAAATTCAAACGGCTATCATCTCTTTCTTCAAGCGGAAGAAGCCTTCCTGTATCTCCTAATGGGTCAGGTGGATGAGGCGGAGGAAGTAATTCATCGCTCAAATGACATCTTGCGGACACTCCCCATGCAGCGTGAGCTCGGCAGCTTCACCATTGCTCGCGGGCTTTGTTTGTACCATCGACAGGAGATTGCCAAAGCGCGCCGCGTGGTCGACGAAGGCATCGAAGTCGTCCGTGCCACCAAGTTCGTCCCTCACCTGATTTATGCTGTACAAAGTATTTTGTTGTTCTTGAAGCACTTCGGCTTCGATGCAGAATGGGAGCGCAAATACCAGAAAATGTGGACGGAATTATCCGAAGAGTACCAGTTCGACTATTTGCAGAAAAAGATTCGTGCTATCATCTCTACCCCTATCTGA
- a CDS encoding MFS transporter, whose product MLKENRTFRTLFISYGLSTLGDWFDFIAVSILLGFVWKVDPMTMALLPVAYAAPSILLGQFAGVLADRVNKVRMIMTMNIIQAALTLLLLAMPTPFWFLVVIALRSGASVFNDPAQQTLTRQIVPENQLLQASALNGAVYQMGKLIGPLAGGLVAAVFAPAICLMINASTFLLSTGFLFTIRKVENTLSRPFAKEQPLPYRQAWQEGWRIFLQNRVLLFSTIFATVTSLAIQLADTQFPVIFREKLPDNPEMLGFTVSVIGLGALVTVTWLHRLKEIRSYGWVLGGGVLLIGISFSWIGLFQPGDGMYWLLIPAILAGLGTGLTTVGANYLVQKESPPQALGRVRGIIDSLTSATFIIAPLLGGVIMTIWGPNTAFLWVGMLIAAIGGGAVLLHRWIWGNRIKDVAVATATAGSERVG is encoded by the coding sequence TTGTTAAAAGAAAATAGAACGTTTCGCACGCTGTTCATCTCTTACGGACTGTCTACGCTTGGCGATTGGTTTGATTTTATCGCGGTATCCATCCTGTTGGGGTTTGTATGGAAGGTTGATCCGATGACGATGGCCCTCCTGCCCGTTGCCTATGCAGCTCCAAGCATTTTGCTCGGGCAGTTTGCCGGGGTGCTTGCAGACCGCGTGAACAAGGTTCGGATGATCATGACCATGAATATCATTCAGGCTGCTCTCACTCTGCTCCTGCTTGCCATGCCTACTCCGTTCTGGTTCCTGGTGGTTATTGCTCTGCGTTCAGGTGCCTCTGTCTTCAATGATCCAGCGCAGCAGACCTTGACACGTCAAATCGTACCTGAGAATCAATTGTTGCAAGCCTCTGCCTTGAATGGAGCCGTATACCAGATGGGGAAATTGATCGGTCCACTTGCGGGAGGGTTGGTAGCGGCCGTTTTTGCACCCGCCATTTGTCTGATGATTAATGCTTCGACCTTCCTTCTCTCTACTGGATTTCTGTTCACGATTCGTAAAGTGGAGAATACATTGTCTCGTCCATTTGCAAAAGAGCAGCCCCTCCCTTACCGTCAAGCCTGGCAAGAGGGCTGGCGGATCTTTTTGCAAAACCGTGTCCTGTTGTTCAGCACGATTTTCGCAACCGTTACCTCGTTAGCGATTCAATTGGCGGATACACAGTTTCCCGTGATCTTCCGCGAGAAGCTGCCCGACAATCCGGAAATGCTCGGGTTTACGGTCAGTGTCATTGGATTAGGTGCACTTGTCACCGTCACCTGGCTACATCGCTTAAAAGAGATTCGCTCCTATGGGTGGGTGCTGGGCGGTGGCGTCTTGCTCATCGGAATTAGTTTTTCGTGGATTGGACTATTCCAGCCGGGTGATGGCATGTATTGGCTGCTGATTCCCGCGATATTGGCTGGGCTAGGAACAGGTCTTACTACGGTCGGCGCGAATTATCTGGTACAAAAAGAAAGCCCCCCGCAAGCACTGGGCCGCGTGAGGGGAATTATCGATTCATTGACGAGCGCCACTTTCATTATTGCTCCGTTGCTCGGTGGCGTCATTATGACCATCTGGGGTCCAAACACCGCTTTTTTATGGGTCGGAATGTTAATCGCTGCGATTGGCGGAGGCGCTGTCCTCTTGCACCGCTGGATTTGGGGGAATCGAATAAAAGACGTGGCTGTTGCTACCGCTACGGCTGGATCGGAACGAGTCGGATAA
- a CDS encoding PQQ-dependent sugar dehydrogenase: MWKKWMVCVLTLILSIPVVACEANPAMESQPAQQTLPYRMEVLADQLDVPWAMDIASDGRIFFTERPGRVRVIQSGKLLPEPLISFSAPFISEGEGGLLGLVLDPDFVNNHYLYVYHTYREGEATFNRVLRLREANHTAQIDKVLLDKIPGSSIHNGGRIKIGPDQRLYITTGDANEPMLSQDRASLAGKILRINLDGTIPADNPFSGSPVYSYGHRNPQGIAWYPDTGILYSSEHGQTAHDEINRIEPGANYGWPVISGEQQKEGMKTPLLQSGDTTWAPSGMTFVSKGPWKGQMLVANLRGKQLQKISLDPTKPDTVLEAAALFPDEFGRLRDVVEGKDGTLYLLTNNRDGRGNPREGDDKIIRLVPIQP; encoded by the coding sequence ATGTGGAAAAAATGGATGGTGTGTGTGCTTACCTTGATCTTGAGTATTCCGGTTGTGGCCTGCGAAGCGAATCCTGCAATGGAGTCGCAGCCAGCTCAACAGACTCTTCCATATCGGATGGAGGTATTGGCTGATCAATTGGATGTGCCTTGGGCGATGGATATAGCCTCAGATGGCCGGATCTTTTTCACAGAGCGACCAGGAAGAGTGCGAGTGATCCAGTCAGGCAAGCTGCTGCCGGAGCCGCTCATCTCATTTTCTGCCCCGTTCATAAGCGAGGGAGAAGGCGGGCTGTTGGGCCTTGTGCTCGATCCCGATTTTGTAAATAACCACTACTTGTACGTCTACCATACATACAGAGAGGGAGAGGCTACTTTCAATCGGGTTCTGCGACTGCGAGAAGCAAACCATACAGCGCAAATTGACAAGGTGCTCCTCGACAAAATCCCGGGAAGCTCGATCCACAATGGAGGACGGATCAAAATCGGTCCGGACCAGCGTCTCTATATTACGACAGGCGATGCGAATGAGCCGATGCTTTCGCAGGATCGGGCAAGTCTCGCTGGAAAAATTTTGCGCATCAATCTAGATGGAACCATTCCTGCCGACAATCCTTTTTCCGGCTCACCTGTATACAGCTACGGTCATCGCAATCCGCAAGGCATCGCATGGTATCCGGATACAGGGATACTCTACAGCTCGGAGCACGGCCAGACTGCACATGATGAGATCAATCGGATCGAGCCGGGCGCAAATTACGGCTGGCCGGTCATTTCAGGTGAACAGCAAAAAGAGGGGATGAAAACCCCCCTCCTGCAAAGCGGTGATACGACGTGGGCTCCTTCTGGCATGACGTTTGTATCCAAAGGGCCGTGGAAAGGACAAATGCTCGTAGCGAACCTCAGGGGCAAGCAGTTGCAGAAAATTAGCTTGGACCCTACAAAGCCCGATACAGTATTGGAGGCTGCCGCATTGTTCCCAGACGAGTTTGGACGACTGCGTGATGTCGTCGAAGGAAAAGACGGCACACTCTATTTGTTGACCAACAACCGCGATGGTCGTGGAAATCCGAGAGAAGGGGACGATAAAATTATCCGACTCGTTCCGATCCAGCCGTAG
- a CDS encoding PilZ domain-containing protein, whose protein sequence is MESIIQIRKGNRVIEGHVTYEEGDLIEAVFPSPLDVTVGDQIPCLLTADYETINTFEAVVVAKDKNRLFLFHSPTAIEFREQRRRYPRFDMEVKGWIQYPTQEPDSFFSVYSQMVYLVNLSLGGLAFRSDKQIPADQQIVFSFELYGRNRPDGVVKTDLVIIHERIEGPNYFYGCTIKGINARHFHNLRKYILHRQIEERRQVKIE, encoded by the coding sequence ATGGAAAGCATAATACAAATTAGAAAAGGGAATCGAGTGATAGAAGGTCATGTTACCTATGAAGAAGGGGACTTGATCGAAGCCGTATTTCCCAGCCCATTGGATGTCACAGTAGGGGATCAGATCCCTTGTCTATTGACGGCTGATTATGAAACGATCAATACGTTTGAAGCTGTAGTCGTGGCTAAAGACAAAAATCGCTTGTTTTTGTTCCACTCTCCAACAGCTATTGAGTTTCGGGAACAGCGCAGACGCTATCCCCGTTTCGACATGGAGGTAAAGGGCTGGATTCAGTATCCGACGCAGGAGCCAGACTCATTTTTTTCCGTCTATAGTCAAATGGTGTACTTGGTGAATTTGAGTCTGGGAGGCTTGGCATTCCGCTCAGACAAACAGATTCCTGCGGATCAGCAAATTGTCTTTTCCTTTGAATTGTATGGTCGCAATCGCCCGGATGGGGTAGTGAAAACTGACCTAGTTATCATTCATGAACGAATAGAGGGTCCGAACTATTTTTACGGCTGCACGATCAAAGGAATCAATGCTCGTCATTTTCACAATTTGCGAAAGTACATTTTGCATCGTCAAATTGAGGAACGAAGACAAGTGAAAATCGAGTAG
- a CDS encoding YlaF family protein, translated as MNRYQLVTLALAFLVTACLIGVGIAIGEKSPLGILGCIVVAFSLMGFGFSYKRKHMR; from the coding sequence ATGAATCGTTATCAATTGGTAACACTGGCTTTGGCATTTTTGGTAACCGCCTGTCTCATCGGAGTTGGCATTGCCATTGGGGAAAAAAGCCCCCTCGGTATCCTTGGCTGTATCGTTGTTGCCTTCTCGTTGATGGGATTTGGCTTTTCGTACAAGCGCAAGCATATGCGCTAA
- a CDS encoding tetraprenyl-beta-curcumene synthase family protein, which produces MSELRNPWQLLYRVYRHVQPVLEREFAAWYKRAQAIPNPELRKQAQDSMNSKKFHCQGGCVYAAQVIPHVETIVPLIVAYQTISDYLDNLCDRSTSLDPQDFRQLHVSMQDALTPGAPLRDYYLYREDKDDGGFLAGLVQTCQQHVAQLPAYEKIQAKILEFSCLYSDLQVYKHIAPQLREDHLLTWWDQYKERYHDLHWQEFAAVTGSTIGIFALFCLATDPDVGEEQIQTVSEAYFPWLCGLHILLDYLIDLEEDKMGGDLNFVSYYDSERIATERLKLFIKQAKASVKRLPNPAFHRMIVDGLVAFYLADRKVNRSQPHIYTIARQLLKQAKGLPSVLFYVNSLLVRR; this is translated from the coding sequence GTGAGCGAACTACGTAATCCATGGCAGCTCCTTTACCGAGTCTATCGTCATGTGCAACCTGTTCTGGAGCGAGAGTTTGCGGCCTGGTACAAAAGAGCACAGGCGATTCCCAATCCCGAGCTGAGAAAACAGGCACAAGACAGCATGAATTCTAAAAAGTTTCACTGCCAAGGGGGATGTGTTTATGCAGCACAGGTCATCCCGCATGTAGAGACAATTGTCCCGCTGATTGTCGCTTACCAAACGATCAGTGACTACTTGGATAATCTGTGTGATCGCAGCACGTCACTAGACCCGCAAGACTTCCGTCAGCTTCACGTGTCGATGCAGGATGCACTGACACCAGGTGCGCCCTTGCGAGACTATTATTTGTACCGCGAGGATAAGGATGACGGCGGCTTTTTGGCTGGGCTGGTTCAGACCTGTCAACAGCATGTCGCACAATTGCCAGCCTATGAAAAAATCCAGGCAAAGATACTCGAGTTTTCTTGTTTGTATAGCGATTTGCAAGTATACAAGCACATTGCTCCCCAGTTGCGCGAGGATCACTTGTTGACGTGGTGGGATCAGTACAAAGAACGCTATCACGATTTGCACTGGCAAGAATTTGCGGCTGTCACAGGCTCGACTATTGGGATATTCGCTCTTTTTTGCTTAGCAACTGATCCAGATGTAGGGGAAGAGCAAATTCAAACGGTAAGTGAAGCTTACTTTCCGTGGCTGTGCGGGTTACATATTTTATTAGACTATTTAATTGACCTGGAAGAAGATAAAATGGGTGGAGATTTAAACTTCGTGAGCTATTACGATTCGGAACGGATCGCGACTGAACGCTTGAAGCTTTTCATAAAACAAGCAAAGGCAAGCGTTAAACGCTTGCCAAATCCTGCATTTCACCGTATGATCGTGGACGGGCTAGTCGCGTTTTATCTCGCGGATCGCAAGGTAAACCGGAGCCAGCCACACATTTATACTATTGCTAGACAACTGCTGAAGCAGGCAAAGGGCTTGCCCTCTGTCCTGTTTTATGTGAACAGTTTGCTTGTACGGCGATAA
- a CDS encoding response regulator: MRYFIVDDDPAIRFMLGQMIEDADLGEVCGEAEDGSQIDHDFLNWKQVDILLIDLLMPNRDGIETVRQLRRFTGKIVMISQIEAKEMIAEAYATGIEYYVTKPVNRLEVISVLQKVRERILLQQSIEGIQRSLSVLSGSMNVAAALSKEASYPEKGILSSARFLLTELGMISEKGSKDLLDMMEWLYRWEKERDGEVNLPPLRDIFWAIADRKLGKGVTVLIQKETKAAEQRVRRAIYQALTHLASLGLTDYSNPKFESYATTFFDFTEVRKRMLELENQMEMTISSTRINTKKFIFVLYMESKRRIGVFQG; this comes from the coding sequence ATGCGCTACTTCATCGTGGACGACGATCCTGCGATTCGATTCATGCTCGGTCAAATGATTGAGGATGCTGATTTGGGAGAGGTATGTGGGGAAGCAGAGGATGGCTCACAAATTGACCACGATTTTTTGAATTGGAAGCAAGTAGACATCTTGTTGATTGATCTTTTGATGCCGAATCGTGATGGCATTGAAACAGTGCGCCAACTAAGGCGTTTTACAGGCAAAATTGTCATGATCTCGCAAATCGAAGCAAAGGAGATGATTGCTGAGGCGTATGCGACAGGGATCGAATACTACGTGACCAAACCGGTGAATCGCCTAGAGGTCATTAGTGTTCTGCAAAAGGTACGGGAACGCATATTGCTGCAGCAATCCATCGAGGGTATTCAGCGGTCGCTTTCCGTCTTGTCCGGCAGTATGAACGTGGCGGCAGCTCTTTCAAAAGAAGCATCGTATCCTGAAAAGGGCATCCTGTCTTCCGCACGGTTTCTCTTAACCGAACTGGGGATGATTAGCGAAAAAGGCAGCAAAGATTTACTCGACATGATGGAGTGGCTGTATCGCTGGGAGAAGGAAAGGGATGGAGAAGTGAATCTGCCTCCTTTACGCGATATTTTTTGGGCGATTGCTGACCGCAAGCTGGGGAAGGGAGTGACTGTCCTGATCCAAAAGGAAACGAAGGCCGCTGAGCAGCGGGTTCGCAGAGCCATCTATCAGGCATTAACCCATTTGGCTTCCCTCGGGCTGACCGATTACAGTAATCCCAAATTTGAGAGCTACGCGACCACATTCTTCGATTTTACAGAGGTGCGAAAACGCATGCTGGAGCTGGAGAATCAGATGGAAATGACGATCTCTTCTACTCGTATCAATACCAAAAAGTTTATTTTTGTACTCTATATGGAGTCAAAAAGGCGAATTGGTGTATTTCAGGGCTGA
- a CDS encoding sensor histidine kinase, which yields MRETISILLLMLIAVPIAGELKFHPFQDDFRISFGTTAFFFFLLWLRPSFLAGIVTGIIVVLFRIVLDFLYGDVFSFLPSLQMHFPAFCYYATFACLFSLFRVNMLHHRPLWVGLLGTVAEIAANLVELSFRAVSWEGVFHLGVVGPIAVIALIRSFFVLSFFNMIQLRQAKWMEKQQRNRNEQMLMLISNLYEESVHLKKTLHQVEEITRNCYELYREMNEVAHKDGTNKRYAKRLLSLAGQVHEVKKDNQRIYAGLSKLISDENERDYMPLGELIAIIVQGQRKYARLLEKDIQFETNVEVPYLACHIYTTLSLINNLVGNSVEAIHDRGMVSIVASIDESREWIHFCVTDDGPGIVVKDKELLFMPGFTTKYDVSGRPSTGIGLSYVKEVTDSLQGMIDIAEDSCGQTTQFCIRLPIATLIQKG from the coding sequence ATGAGAGAGACCATTTCGATCCTGCTGCTCATGCTCATTGCCGTCCCGATTGCCGGGGAGCTCAAATTTCACCCGTTTCAAGATGATTTTCGCATCAGCTTTGGTACAACAGCTTTTTTCTTTTTTTTATTGTGGCTGCGTCCTTCTTTCTTGGCAGGGATAGTAACCGGGATAATTGTTGTTCTATTTCGAATAGTCTTAGACTTCTTGTATGGAGATGTCTTTTCGTTTCTGCCTTCCCTTCAGATGCACTTCCCCGCATTTTGCTATTATGCAACGTTTGCTTGTCTATTCTCGCTCTTTCGCGTTAATATGCTACATCATCGACCACTTTGGGTGGGGCTGTTGGGGACAGTCGCAGAAATAGCAGCGAATTTAGTAGAGCTATCCTTTCGTGCTGTGTCCTGGGAGGGTGTCTTTCACCTGGGGGTCGTAGGCCCGATTGCCGTCATTGCCTTGATACGCAGTTTTTTTGTCCTTAGTTTTTTCAATATGATTCAGCTGCGTCAGGCGAAATGGATGGAAAAGCAACAGCGCAATCGAAACGAGCAGATGTTGATGCTCATTTCCAATTTGTACGAGGAATCTGTTCATCTAAAAAAGACATTGCATCAGGTTGAGGAAATCACGCGCAACTGCTATGAGCTGTATCGCGAGATGAACGAGGTGGCACATAAAGATGGGACGAACAAGCGATACGCAAAGCGACTGCTGTCCCTTGCCGGACAAGTACATGAAGTGAAAAAGGACAATCAACGCATATATGCAGGCCTCTCCAAGCTGATTTCTGACGAGAATGAACGAGACTATATGCCACTGGGCGAATTGATAGCCATCATTGTTCAGGGGCAACGAAAGTACGCGAGACTGTTGGAGAAGGACATTCAGTTTGAAACGAATGTGGAGGTGCCGTATCTCGCTTGCCACATTTACACGACGCTCTCACTCATCAACAATCTGGTCGGCAACAGTGTCGAAGCCATACACGACCGGGGGATGGTATCGATCGTTGCTTCGATTGACGAGAGTCGGGAGTGGATTCATTTTTGTGTAACCGATGATGGGCCAGGCATTGTGGTGAAGGACAAGGAGCTCTTGTTCATGCCTGGATTTACTACCAAATACGACGTTTCTGGCAGGCCTTCCACGGGGATTGGGCTATCATACGTTAAGGAAGTGACAGACAGTCTCCAAGGAATGATTGATATAGCCGAGGACTCATGCGGACAAACGACACAATTTTGCATTCGCCTGCCAATCGCAACTCTGATTCAGAAAGGGTGA
- a CDS encoding TAXI family TRAP transporter solute-binding subunit → MKKRHFLLSLTLLLSMSLMTACGGGGNSAQGGGGSSNSGGSADPSQLIIATGGTGGTYFPLGGGMADHITKNAGITATAQATGASAENIRLIRDKKADIAFTQNDIAEYASKGTNMFQQDGKIDSFQALGALYDETIQIVVSADSNIKSVADLKDKRVSVGAPGSGTEVNAQQILEAYGMTFEDTKLQRLSFADSAKAIQDGQLDAAFQTAGTPTAAITELAATTGVKIIPIDADKIDAIIAKYPYYVKTTVPANTYQTVPEEVTTVSVKSMLLIRSDLSEDLVYKVTKAIFENSDKLGHAKAKEIKLENVKNGVSIPVHPGAQKYFDEKGVK, encoded by the coding sequence TTGAAGAAACGTCATTTTCTTCTCTCGCTCACACTGCTTCTGTCCATGTCGCTCATGACGGCATGTGGTGGTGGCGGCAACTCTGCACAAGGAGGTGGAGGCAGCTCCAACTCAGGAGGAAGCGCCGACCCCTCCCAATTAATTATCGCAACAGGCGGTACAGGCGGCACTTATTTTCCACTCGGCGGCGGCATGGCTGACCATATTACGAAAAACGCTGGCATCACTGCTACCGCACAAGCAACAGGCGCTTCAGCAGAAAACATTCGCCTCATTCGCGATAAAAAGGCGGACATCGCTTTCACGCAAAACGATATTGCCGAGTATGCGTCAAAGGGAACGAACATGTTCCAGCAAGACGGTAAAATTGATTCTTTCCAAGCATTAGGCGCTCTCTACGATGAAACCATCCAAATCGTCGTCTCTGCTGACAGCAATATTAAAAGCGTTGCCGATTTGAAAGATAAGCGTGTATCTGTAGGCGCTCCCGGAAGCGGCACAGAAGTGAACGCTCAGCAAATTTTGGAAGCATATGGGATGACCTTTGAAGATACCAAACTCCAGCGCCTCTCCTTTGCTGACTCCGCCAAAGCCATTCAAGACGGTCAATTGGATGCTGCCTTCCAAACTGCCGGTACGCCTACCGCAGCAATCACAGAGTTGGCAGCGACAACTGGTGTAAAAATCATTCCAATTGACGCGGACAAAATCGATGCAATCATCGCCAAATATCCTTACTACGTGAAAACAACGGTCCCTGCCAATACGTACCAAACGGTTCCAGAAGAAGTGACAACCGTCTCCGTCAAATCGATGCTCTTGATTCGCTCCGATCTCAGTGAAGACCTCGTGTACAAAGTAACAAAGGCGATCTTTGAGAACAGCGACAAGCTCGGCCACGCCAAAGCCAAGGAAATCAAGCTGGAGAACGTGAAGAACGGTGTCAGCATCCCTGTTCACCCGGGTGCCCAAAAGTACTTCGACGAAAAAGGCGTGAAGTAA